One genomic window of Cygnus atratus isolate AKBS03 ecotype Queensland, Australia chromosome 16, CAtr_DNAZoo_HiC_assembly, whole genome shotgun sequence includes the following:
- the PRELID3B gene encoding PRELI domain containing protein 3B isoform X1 yields the protein MRIWTSEHVFDHPWETVTTAAMQKYPNPMNPSVVGVDVLDRHVDKSGKLHSHRLLSTEWGIPSIVKSLIGTCRTKTYVQEHSVVDPVKKTMELKSSNISFTNLVSVDERLVYKPHPHEPDKTVLTQEAIISVKGVSLSSYLEGLMANTISSNANKGREALEWVINRLNAEIEEFAASARGTMRNSMAAAAFVEK from the exons ATGAGGATCTGGACCTCGGAGCACGTCTTCGA TCACCCCTGGGAAACAGTAACAACAGCTGCCATGCAGAAGTACCCAAACCCGATGAACCCCAGCGTGGTCGGAGTCGATGTCCTGGACAGACACGTAGACAAGAGCGGGAAGCTGCACAGCCACAGGCTGCTCAGTACAGAGTGGGGAATACCCTCCATTGTGAAATCA CTCATTGGCACGTGCAGAACGAAGACATACGTTCAGGAGCACTCTGTTGTTGACCcagtgaagaaaacaatggAGCTTAAATCCAGTAAT ATTTCATTTACAAATCTAGTGTCAGTAGATGAGAGGCTTGTCTACAAACCACACCCTCATGAACCAGACAA AACTGTTTTGACGCAAGAAGCAATAATATCTGTAAAAGGTGTCAGTCTCAGTAGTTACCTAGAAGGGTTAATGGCAAACACAATTTCTTCCAATGCTAATAAA GGACGTGAAGCATTGGAATGGGTAATAAATAGACTGAATGCTGAAATTGAGGAGTTCGCAGCTTCAGCAAGAGGAACCATGAGGAATtcaatggcagcagcagcatttgtaGAGAAATGA
- the TUBB1 gene encoding tubulin beta-1 chain isoform X1, whose amino-acid sequence MREIVHLQIGQCGNQIGAKFWEVISDEHGIDIAGNYRGDASLQLERINVYFNEAYSHKYVPRSILVDLEPGTMDSVRSSKIGPLFRPDNFIHGNSGAGNNWAKGHYTEGAELIENVMDVVRNECESCDCLQGFQLIHSLGGGTGSGMGTLLINKIREEYPDRIMNTFSVVPSPKVSDTVVEPYNAILSIHQLIENTDETFCIDNEALYDICFRTLKLTNPTYGDLNHLVSLTMSGVTTSLRFPGQLNADLRKLAVNMVPFPRLHFFMPGFAPLTARGSQQYRALSVPELTQQMFDARNMMAACDPRRGRYLTVACIFRGRMSTREVDEQLLAVQTKNSSYFVEWIPNNVKVAVCDIPPRGLKMAATFIGNNTAIQELFIRVSEQFSAMFKRKAFLHWYTGEGMDEMEFSEAEGNTNDLVSEYQQYQDATADVEEYEEVEVEASPEKET is encoded by the exons ttctgGGAGGTGATAAGTGATGAACATGGAATTGATATCGCTGGAAACTACCGTGGGGATGCATCACTGCAGCTTGAGCGAATTAACGTGTACTTCAACGAGGCTTACT CCCATAAATACGTACCCCGGTCTATCTTGGTGGACCTGGAACCTGGTACAATGGACAGCGTACGCTCCAGCAAAATAGGCCCACTATTTCGACCTGACAATTTTATTCATG GTAATTCAGGTGCTGGAAACAACTGGGCTAAGGGCCATTACACAGAAGGAGCTGAACTGATTGAAAATGTCATGGATGTGGTCAGGAACGAGTGTGAGAGCTGTGACTGCCTTCAGGGGTTCCAGCTCATCCATTCACTTGGTGGTGGTACAGGCTCAGGTATGGGCACACTCCTCATCAACAAAATCAGAGAAGAATATCCAGACAGGATTATGAACACCTTCAGTGTTGTGCCTTCCCCCAAAGTATCCGACACAGTCGTAGAGCCATATAATGCCATCCTCTCCATCCACCAGCTAATAGAGAATACAGATGAAACCTTTTGCATTGACAACGAAGCGCTATACGATATATGTTTCAGAACTTTAAAGCTCACCAATCCCACCTATGGTGACCTCAATCACTTAGTGTCCCTAACGATGAGCGGTGTCACAACCTCGCTCCGTTTTCCTGGCCAGCTGAACGCAGACCTGCGGAAGCTGGCTGTTAACATGGTGCCCTTTCCTCGCCTGCATTTCTTTATGCCAGGCTTTGCTCCACTGACGGCTCGAGGTAGCCAGCAGTACAGAGCCCTCTCGGTGCCAGAGCTTACTCAACAAATGTTTGATGCGCGCAACATGATGGCAGCCTGTGACCCCCGTCGTGGGCGTTACTTGACTGTGGCTTGCATCTTCAGAGGCCGAATGTCTACCAGAGAAGTGGACGAACAGTTGCTGGCTGTCCAGACCAAGAACAGCTCCTACTTTGTGGAGTGGATCCCTAACAACGTCAAAGTGGCTGTGTGCGACATACCGCCGCGAGGGCTGAAGATGGCAGCTACCTTTATTGGCAATAACACAGCCATCCAGGAGCTCTTCATCAGGGTTTCTGAACAGTTCTCAGCTatgttcaaaagaaaagcatttctccACTGGTACACTGGTGAAGGCATGGATGAGATGGagttttcagaagcagaggGAAACACCAACGACCTTGTTTCCGAGTACCAACAGTACCAAGATGCCACTGCAGATGTTGAGGAATATGAAGAGGTAGAAGTGGAAGCTAGTCCAGAAAAGGAAACGTAA
- the ATP5F1E gene encoding ATP synthase subunit epsilon, mitochondrial, whose translation MVAYWRQAGLSYIRYSQICAQAVRAAMKPQYKAEAERAAMATVKTVKPKKE comes from the exons ATGGTGGCGTACTGGCGGCAGGCCGGCCTCAG CTACATCCGCTACTCGCAGATCTGCGCCCAGGCCGTCCGAGCGGCCATGAAGCCGCAGTACAAGGCCGAGGCGGAGAGGGCGGCGATGGCCACCGTGAAGACCGTGAAGCCCAAGAAGGAGTGA
- the LOC118248746 gene encoding glutamic acid-rich protein-like, translating into MEVGGISQETSKEAEEVGLETSREDEEVRLERSREGEAAGLEKSGEATEVRLERSKEIEELSPETSKEPDEVRLNRSSETEEAKLERSQESEEETLESSKEIEEEVLENSEEAEDVRLERSREDEVRLEKSTEDEELRLDRSKESEKGILKRSKEAEVFTLEGSREAKKML; encoded by the exons ATGGAGGTCGGAGGGATTTCACAGGAAACGTCCAAGGAAGCTGAGGAGGTGGGACTGGAGACGTCTAGGGAGGATGAAGAAGTGAGACTGGAGAGGTCTagagagggagaagcagcaggactGGAGAAATCTGGGGAGGCTACTGAGGTGAGACTTGAGAGATCTAAGGAGATTGAAGAACTGTCGCCAGAGACATCCAAAGAGCCTGATGAGGTGAGACTCAATAGGTCCAGTGAAACTGAAGAGGCGAAACTGGAGCGCTCCCAGGAATCTGAAGAGGAGACACTGGAGAGCTCTAAGGAGATTGAAGAGGAGGTACTGGAGAACTCTGAAGAGGCTGAAGATGTGAGACTTGAAAGGTCCAGAGAAGATGAAGTGAGACTGGAAAAGTCCACAGAGGATGAAGAGCTCAGACTGGATAGATCCAAGGAATCTGAAAAGGGAATTTTAAAGCGTTCCAAGGAGGCTGAAGTCTTTACACTGGAGGGGTCCAGGGAGGCCAAAAAG atgCTGTAG
- the TUBB1 gene encoding tubulin beta-1 chain isoform X2: MREIVHLQIGQCGNQIGAKFWEVISDEHGIDIAGNYRGDASLQLERINVYFNEAYSHKYVPRSILVDLEPGTMDSVRSSKIGPLFRPDNFIHGNSGAGNNWAKGHYTEGAELIENVMDVVRNECESCDCLQGFQLIHSLGGGTGSGFAPLTARGSQQYRALSVPELTQQMFDARNMMAACDPRRGRYLTVACIFRGRMSTREVDEQLLAVQTKNSSYFVEWIPNNVKVAVCDIPPRGLKMAATFIGNNTAIQELFIRVSEQFSAMFKRKAFLHWYTGEGMDEMEFSEAEGNTNDLVSEYQQYQDATADVEEYEEVEVEASPEKET; this comes from the exons ttctgGGAGGTGATAAGTGATGAACATGGAATTGATATCGCTGGAAACTACCGTGGGGATGCATCACTGCAGCTTGAGCGAATTAACGTGTACTTCAACGAGGCTTACT CCCATAAATACGTACCCCGGTCTATCTTGGTGGACCTGGAACCTGGTACAATGGACAGCGTACGCTCCAGCAAAATAGGCCCACTATTTCGACCTGACAATTTTATTCATG GTAATTCAGGTGCTGGAAACAACTGGGCTAAGGGCCATTACACAGAAGGAGCTGAACTGATTGAAAATGTCATGGATGTGGTCAGGAACGAGTGTGAGAGCTGTGACTGCCTTCAGGGGTTCCAGCTCATCCATTCACTTGGTGGTGGTACAGGCTCAG GCTTTGCTCCACTGACGGCTCGAGGTAGCCAGCAGTACAGAGCCCTCTCGGTGCCAGAGCTTACTCAACAAATGTTTGATGCGCGCAACATGATGGCAGCCTGTGACCCCCGTCGTGGGCGTTACTTGACTGTGGCTTGCATCTTCAGAGGCCGAATGTCTACCAGAGAAGTGGACGAACAGTTGCTGGCTGTCCAGACCAAGAACAGCTCCTACTTTGTGGAGTGGATCCCTAACAACGTCAAAGTGGCTGTGTGCGACATACCGCCGCGAGGGCTGAAGATGGCAGCTACCTTTATTGGCAATAACACAGCCATCCAGGAGCTCTTCATCAGGGTTTCTGAACAGTTCTCAGCTatgttcaaaagaaaagcatttctccACTGGTACACTGGTGAAGGCATGGATGAGATGGagttttcagaagcagaggGAAACACCAACGACCTTGTTTCCGAGTACCAACAGTACCAAGATGCCACTGCAGATGTTGAGGAATATGAAGAGGTAGAAGTGGAAGCTAGTCCAGAAAAGGAAACGTAA
- the PRELID3B gene encoding PRELI domain containing protein 3B isoform X2: MQKYPNPMNPSVVGVDVLDRHVDKSGKLHSHRLLSTEWGIPSIVKSLIGTCRTKTYVQEHSVVDPVKKTMELKSSNISFTNLVSVDERLVYKPHPHEPDKTVLTQEAIISVKGVSLSSYLEGLMANTISSNANKGREALEWVINRLNAEIEEFAASARGTMRNSMAAAAFVEK, translated from the exons ATGCAGAAGTACCCAAACCCGATGAACCCCAGCGTGGTCGGAGTCGATGTCCTGGACAGACACGTAGACAAGAGCGGGAAGCTGCACAGCCACAGGCTGCTCAGTACAGAGTGGGGAATACCCTCCATTGTGAAATCA CTCATTGGCACGTGCAGAACGAAGACATACGTTCAGGAGCACTCTGTTGTTGACCcagtgaagaaaacaatggAGCTTAAATCCAGTAAT ATTTCATTTACAAATCTAGTGTCAGTAGATGAGAGGCTTGTCTACAAACCACACCCTCATGAACCAGACAA AACTGTTTTGACGCAAGAAGCAATAATATCTGTAAAAGGTGTCAGTCTCAGTAGTTACCTAGAAGGGTTAATGGCAAACACAATTTCTTCCAATGCTAATAAA GGACGTGAAGCATTGGAATGGGTAATAAATAGACTGAATGCTGAAATTGAGGAGTTCGCAGCTTCAGCAAGAGGAACCATGAGGAATtcaatggcagcagcagcatttgtaGAGAAATGA